One genomic window of Daphnia pulex isolate KAP4 chromosome 10, ASM2113471v1 includes the following:
- the LOC124204066 gene encoding ubiquitin carboxyl-terminal hydrolase 48-like, giving the protein MGGFIPNSPVGKLQLLFNQMQFSKRSCVNPTSLITSLWIDTTTTQQDAQEFSKLFLNLLEDKLSLQTDTTVSTMVYDQFRGKYEYVTRCSKCQKESSSPSAFYELDLSLGSKSDVTLDECLAEFLHEEKLEGTYQYFCENCSSKQNATRSIRLRHLPAILNIQFLRFVFDRKTGLKKVSSMVHFPFVVEMSNYVKTQGVEPSSLIYDLSAVLIHRGPSAYSGHYIAHIKDPATGTWYKFNDEVVQKIEGTNFKLGIEEDLEDSKKGRAGAKVTKGSHGSSNAYMLVYSRRDAAKPESAPACPTTPSLSDPCSVLPPWVQTTIFNENENFEAWTRDTASLKVNH; this is encoded by the exons ATGGGGGGTTTCATTCCAAATTCCCCAGTGGGTAAACTACAACTGCTGTTTAATCAAATGCAATTTTCTAAAAGAAG ttgtGTTAACCCAACATCATTGATCACCTCACTCTGGAttgacaccaccaccacccagcAAGATGCCCaagaattttctaaattgtttCTTAACCTGTTAGAAGACAAACTCTCACTCCAAACAGACACGACAGTTTCTACCATGGTTTATGATCAGTTCAGAGGAAAATATGAATATGTAACAAG GTGTTCAAAATGCCAAAAGGAGTCATCAAGTCCTTCAGCTTTCTACGAGTTGGACTTGAGCCTTGGTAGTAAGAGCGACGTTACGTTGGACGAATGTCTTGCCGAGTTTTTGCATGAAGAAAAACTAGAAGGGACATACCAGTACTTTTGTGAAAACTGCAGTAGCAAACAGAATGCGACGCGGAGCATTCGCCTTCGTCACTTGCCCGCCATTCTCAACATTCAATTCCTGCGATTCGTTTTTGATCG GAAAACCGGACTGAAGAAGGTCAGCTCCATGGTGCATTTTCCGTTTGTTGTCGAAATGTCAAACTACGTCAAAACTCAGGGTGTGGAACCTAGCAGTCTTATATACGACCTTTCGGCCGTGTTAATTCACCGAGGACCCAGCGCCTACAGTGGGCACTATATAG cACACATTAAGGACCCAGCAACTGGAACTTGGTACAAGTTTAACGACGAAGTTGTGCAAAAAATTGAGGGCACCAATTTCAAATTGGGAATCGAAGAAGACTTGGAAG ATTCTAAAAAAGGTCGAGCTGGTGCCAAAGTTACTAAAGGGAGTCATGGCTCCAGCAACGCTTATATGCTCGTGTACAGTCGACGGGATGCTGCCAAACCAGAAAGCGCTCCTGCTTGCCCTACAACCCCATCGCTGTCAGATCCCTGTTCTGTTCTGCCTCCCTGGGTTCAAACTACTATCTTtaacgaaaatgaaaacttcGAAGCCTGGACCCGGGACACAGCCTCTCTGAAAGTAAATCATTAA